From the Prochlorococcus sp. MIT 1223 genome, the window CATAAAGAATTTTTTTTATCTTCTCTTCATTTGTTTTTGCAAAACGTGCAGAAAATATTCCAGGTTCTCCATTTAAAGCATCAACTTCCAGGCCTGAATCATCTGCAATTGTCCAGCTTTGAGTAATTTCTGCTGCGGCTTGTGCTTTTAATAAGGCATTCTCTAAATAAGTAGTCCCTGTCTCTTCAATATTAAGTTCACTTGGTTGTCTTTGTACTTCTAAAGGAAGAGGTCCGAGCATTGCTTCAATTTCAGCTACCTTTCTAGGATTTCCACTGGCAATAGTTATTAATGGTCTTGACAATGATCGAATTGGAATTTAATAAGACTATTTTGCAAGATTAATGGTATTTCTTAAAGCAAGAAATGAAATTCGAGACAGGATGGGTTGAACATTCCACCCTTTGCAAAAGCTAAGGACCTGTCTCGATCGGTAAAAATACCTGTTGTAATCCGACATGACAACATAATGTTTTGAGGTGCTAACGGTTAGGCGAACAGTTGTTTATAACAGTCATACCAGTGGTGATAAGTTTTGCTTATCAATAGGAGTAAGAACTGTAATCTGGTTTCTAGTGAAAAGAGCTTGACGAAATCGTATGTATGCGGGCATTGTCCATACCGAACATTCCCCCTTTATTTGCAGGTTTAGGCAATGGCTACAGAAACTATGGGTATCGCACTCGGCATGATCGAGACACGCGGACTTGTCCCAGCTATTGAAGCTGCTGACGCAATGACAAAGGCTGCTGAAGTGCGCCTTATAGGTCGTGAGTTTGTTGGTGGTGGCTATGTAACAGTTTTAGTTCGTGGAGAAACAGGTGCTGTCAACGCTGCAGTTCGTGCAGGTGCAGATGCTTGTGAGCGTGTAGGTGATGGACTTGTTGCAGCTCACATCATTGCTCGTCCTCATAGAGAAGTTGAGCCTGCTCTTGGCAACGGCAACTTCCTTGGTCAAAAGGACTGAGATTTGATCGCAGTTCTATAACAGAAACGCGACATTTTTAGCCCTATTACTACCTAAAGGATTTTCCTATGAGTAAGAAGTACGATGCTGGCGTTAAGGAGTACAGAGACACCTACTGGACTCCCGATTACGTCCCCCTAGACACTGACCTTTTAGCCTGCTTTAAATGCACTGGTCAGGAAGGCGTTCCGAAAGAAGAGGTTGCTGCTGCTGTTGCTGCTGAGTCCTCAACAGGTACTTGGTCTACAGTTTGGTCTGAGCTTTTAACTGACCTTGAATTTTATAAAGGTCGTTGTTATCGCATTGAGGATGTGCCTGGAGATAAGGAATCCTTCTATGCCTTTATCGCTTATCCCCTAGACCTTTTTGAAGAAGGTTCAATTACAAACGTTTTGACTTCTTTAGTTGGTAACGTTTTTGGATTTAAAGCCTTAAGACATTTACGTCTTGAAGATATTCGCTTCCCAATGGCGTTTATTAAGACTTGTGGTGGTCCTCCAAACGGCATCCAAGTGGAACGTGACCGTTTGAATAAGTACGGTAGACCTCTTCTTGGTTGCACTATTAAGCCAAAACTAGGTCTTTCTGGTAAAAACTACGGACGTGTTGTTTATGAATGTCTTCGTGGTGGACTAGATCTAACAAAAGATGATGAAAACATCAACTCACAGCCATTCCAAAGATGGAGAGAACGTTTTGAGTTTGTGGCAGAAGCTGTAAAGCTTGCACAACAAGAAACAGGTGAGATAAAAGGTCATTATCTAAACTGTACTGCTACTACACCTGAAGAGATGTATGAGCGTGCTGAGTTCGCTAAAGAACTCGGACAGCCAATAATCATGCATGACTACATAACAGGTGGATTTACGGCTAATACTGGTCTGGCTAATTGGTGTCGTAAGAACGGAATGCTTCTGCACATTCACCGTGCGATGCATGCTGTTATTGACCGTCATCCCAAGCATGGTATACATTTCCGTGTCCTAGCGAAGTGTCTACGCCTTTCTGGTGGAGATCAACTTCATACAGGAACGGTTGTTGGAAAGCTTGAAGGAGACAGACAGACAACTCTTGGATATATTGACAACCTTCGTGAATCCTTTGTCCCTGAAGATCGTACTCGCGGTAACTTCTTTGATCAGGATTGGGGTTCAATGCCAGGAGTATTTGCGGTTGCTTCAGGTGGAATTCATGTTTGGCACATGCCTGCATTGCTAGCAATTTTTGGAGATGACTCTTGTCTTCAGTTTGGTGGAGGAACTCATGGACACCCATGGGGTTCTGCTGCTGGTGCTGCTGCAAACAGAGTGGCTCTAGAAGCTTGTGTTAAAGCACGTAATGCTGGTCGCGAAATTGAGAAAGAAAGTCGCGACATCCTTTTGGAAGCTGCAAAACATAGCCCAGAGTTGGCTATCGCGCTAGAGACATGGAAGGAGATTAAGTTCGAATTCGACACTGTCGACAAGCTCGACGTACAGGGATGAAGTTAAGAGGAGACAATTTTGTCTCCTCAACCTTTCTTCTTAGAACGTCTCCGGGCACAGTTCCGGCTATTCACTATTCACACTCTTAAGTTCACCATGCCTTTCCAGAGCACAGTTGGTGACTACGCAACAGTCGCCACCCTGGAAACATTCGGCTTCTTACCGCCGATGACCCAGGAAGAAATTTACGATCAAATTGCTTACATAATTGCGCAGGGCTGGAGTCCTGTTATTGAGCACGTTCACCCAAGTGGATCCATGCAGACTTATTGGTCTTATTGGAAACTACCTTTCTTTGGTGAAAAAGATCTCAACTTAATTGTGAGTGAGCTAGAGGCTTGCCATCGTGCATACCCTGACCATCATGTTCGCATAATTGGTTATGACGCTTACACACAGAGTCAAGGCACTGCATTTGTAGTGTTCGAAGGCCGTTGATTTTACGGTATTAATTAACTAAGCCCCGAAAAATTTTTTCGGGGCTGAAGTTTTCCCGAGGATTATTAATCCTCATTGTCCTAAGACATTTACATTGGGCTGTCATGGCAAACAAATCCAGTCGAGAACTTGCACTTGAGCGTCGTAAGGCACTTAGTGATGGTGGGAAAAAGGCATCTGTATTACATGCTTCTAGTCCTAATAGAGTTCGGTCGGCTATAGACGCTCGTGTAACGAGGACAGACCAGTCTTACTTAAAGAAAAATGCAAATAAGCCTTCTTCAAGTCCAGGTAGACATGATTCAATTTTATCTGCCTCTAATTCTGCCCCTAAAATGAGTGCCTCTTCTAATCGTCGGATTCAGCCAATAAGTAATCCAAGTAGAGATCTTGTTTTAGCTAGACGTGTAGCTCTTTCTACTAAAGGTAAATCAGCTAGTACAAGTAAAGACAGAACAAGAGGAGATCTAGCAAGGACTTCTTCCCCTTCATATCCTGCTACAACACCTGCTTCTACTACTAAGTCAGGTTCCTCTTGTCAGAAAGAAAATTCTAAAGATGCAAAACCCACTATTAATACAGTTAAAACTTCAAGCCTTTCAAAAACTTCTGGTGGAAGACGTAACGTTCAAAAACGTCGCCCTATTGAGAATTCAAGCAGAGCTCTTGTGTTAGCAAGAAGAGAAGCTCTTTCTAAGCATGGTAAGTCTGCTGGGCATAAGGCTACTTCTGCTGCTTCAGTTGCTCGTCATGGAAACCCAGACTTATCTAGTAGAGAAATTGCTTTGCGTGTTAGAGAATTGCGAAGTAAATCAGGCGCTACTGGGAAACAGCGTTCAGGAGGTACTAGACCTTGTGGACCAAATCGTAATGGGTCAAAACAAAAAGCTACTCCAGACGCACATTGGAAAGTTGGTGTTAGTGAGACATCCTCTGGACAAGTTGTTACTGGAACTCAAGCGAATAGATCTGTAAAAACTACTGGAAATGAGTCAAGTACATGTCGCTCCGTTACTGGAACTCAGTATGTAGGAGTAGATACAATTGAAACTTTTTGTAAGTCATCTCCTTCCTATAAGCAGCCTTCTAAGGTTGGCGTAACAAATACATCACATGGCAATGTAGTTACAGGAAATGAAGTAGGGAGATCGGAGAAGGTTACCGGTGATGAGCCTGGTACTTGTAAAAATCTTACTGGGACCGAATATATTTCAGCTAATCAATCAAATGAATATTGTGGTGCAGTTAATCAATCTCCACGCAAAGTAGGGCATAGTCAAACTTTGGATGGAAGGAGTGTTACAGGAGTGATGGTAGGTCGCTCTAGCAATGTTACTGGCAATGAAGCTGGTTCTGGAAGAGGTCTTACAGGTGATCAGTACATAGGGGATGATCCAATACCTTCTGGTCGTCCTGCTCAGAAAGTAGGTTCTTTAAATACAGTTAGGGGTTCAGGTGTTACTGGAACAGACGTGGCAAGGTCAGAGTGGGTAACTGGAAACGAAGCTGGAAGCTGTAAACGAGTAACAGGTGATGAATATGTGGGGGCTGAGCAATACCAATCATTCTGTGGGAATAAGCCTGCTCCGGAAGCAGCAAAAGTTGGATTGAGTCTCACAAATAAATCTCAATCTGTTAGTGGAACAATGACTGGGCGTTCAGAGTTGGTAACAGGGGACGAGCCAGGAAGTAATAAAGCTGTAACGGGTACTCCTTATGCAGGGTTAGAGCAATCTTCGCAGTTTGGAAATGCTAGCAATACTAAAGAAATTCAACAAAGGACTCCAAAAAGACTTGGTACCCCTGGATCAAATTTAACTGGACTGCAACCAGGGATAGGAGGAGTTATGACTGGTGCAGAAAAAGGTGCTTGTGAGCCTTTAACGGGTACTCCCTACATAGGCGGTGATCAATTGGATAAAGCATGTGGAACTTCTTCTGTAGGTATTGATAGTAATGAACCTAATAATGCGCCATGGACTGAATTCAGTGTTCAATCCCCCGCGAGATCGGCACAAGGAAATAGAGAAAAAGCTTCTTCTGTAACTGGTAACCGTTATGAAGATAGTTCGAGGATTACTGGTCCATTTGATATGGCTGCCAATAAAATCACTGGAACTGAACAATTTCGTTTTGATAATAAGGAGTTTCAACAAAAACAGTTAAACAAAGAAGCTGCAATAGATGTAAACAAATCTGAGCAAGTGAAAGAATCTAGACCTGTGTCACGTGTTACTGGTGAGGGGCAATCAGCCGGTTTAAATATCACTGGAGACGATTGGGATCGTGGAGATAGTGTTACAGGAACAGAAGGTGTATCGGCTCGTCGTCGTAATCCATCACGTCCAGGAGGTAGAACAGCTATGCGAGAGTTTGAGGCAAAGCGGAACCAAGAATTGCCAGAACCTGATTTTCTTATAACTGGATCTAGTGGTAATACTAGGGATGGTCAAATGGTTACTTTCTCAGGCGGAGCGAGGGGGTAGTTAATTGATGGCCTATAGACGACCTTTGGCCAAAGATATTCAACGTATTAAAGGACCAACTGCGCCTAGAAAACGTTTTGAAAACTTTGAAGAGACCCGTGCCATCGCGAGTGAAACTATTGAGAGTGCAGTTTGTCACCCATTGACAAATACTTCACAGAATAAAATTCTTGAGGATTATGAACATTCAGTAAAGGGAAGTTTTGACAAAATAGTACCAGTTTTAAAAAGTATTTCTTCCATTCAAAATAGTAATGACTTTATACTTCAAGCGCAGAAATTAGCTATTGAAGAATTAGGATTTGAACTTCCTCTGCATGTATTAGAAAAAGCCTGGGTTCGTCCATTGGATATGAGGGCTTTATTTGCTTGGTCTGTTTTCCAAGCTCATCAAAAAGCAAGCGCTGAATTCTTTAACTCCGATCCTTTGAATGGCTCTGAAAAAAGTCCTTTGGCAAAAAAATTTCAGTCTTTTCTTCTCGAATGTGGGTTCCATTTATTGGACGTTACTCCTTGCTCAGATGGAAGATTGGCTCATTCCATTGCATATGCGATGAGAATACCCTTTAGCTCTGTTAGACGTCGGTCTCATGCAGGAGCTCTTTTTGATATTGAAAGAACAGTTAACCGTTGGATCAAAACTGAACATAAGAGATTTAGAGAAAATATGCCTAATGAGGCACATACTCCAACCCGTTATTTAAAAGTAGTTACTTATCATTTCAGTTCAATTGATCCGAAACATCAAGGATGCGCAGCTCATGGAAGTGATGATGTGCTAGCCGCTAAAGCCGGTTTTCAGAGACTATTAGATTTCAGGAAAGCCGTAGAAAATAGTTTTTGTTGTGGTGCCTCTGTTGACCTTTTGTTAATTGGTTTAGATACCGATACAGATTCTATTCGTATACACGTACCTGATAAAGATAGTAAGACTGATTTAAGTAGTTGGGTTTCCTCTCAGGATTTATATCGATTAACTCATCATTTATCTGCTTCTATGGCACTCAAAAAAATAAAAGAAGTTATCAAACAGAAATCAACTGGTAATACTGAAGTTGGCATGATTAACTTTATCGCAAAATTGATTGAAAATAACTTCTCTCAAATTGACTACGTGCGACATCTTCATAGTGGGCCGTATCCCGATGCTGGTCATGCAGAACGTTTTATTGGAGTAGGTATAGGTTTTAAAGAAGTTCATCTAAGAAATCTCACTTACTTTGCCCATCTTGATACAGTTGAAGAGGGAGCACCAGACTTAGATGTAGGGATAAAAATTTTCAAGGGTCTAAACGTTATTCGAGATTTACCTATACCTGTAGTAATTCGATTTGATTATTCGGGTAGAGTTCCTGGTGAAAGAGAAAGGGCTATTGATGATTGTCTACGTGTAAGGAATGCGATATCAAATAGATATCGTAGTCTTGTAGATGATGGTCTTCTCCATACATTACTTACTATTCGAGATAGAGATCTGAAAGACCCAGCTGAGGTTGTAGGTTCTTCTCTTGACTCAATTCCTAAGGAGGCTCATTAAAATGCTTATTTGTAAAGTCTTAAAACCGCTTGTATCAACCAATCGAATTCCTGGATTTGAACATAAACATCTTCAGGTTGTTTTAGATGGTAGTTCTAAAAAGGTTGCTGTTGATGCTGTTGGTTGTAAACCTGATGATTGGGTTATTTGTGTAGGTAGCTCCGCCGCTAGAGAAGCTGCAGGAAGCAAGTCATACCCAAGTGACCTGACTATTGTTGGGATTATTGACCATTGGGATCCTGACAATTCTAGAAGAAGTGATGGAGGTACGAGTTAATGGAAATTATGCAAGTCATGGGGCGATTGGTTTGTACTCAAAGAGTCCCAGGCCTAGGTCATATGCATTTAAGAATTCTGCGAAATAATAAAGGTAAGGATTTAGTTGCAGTAGATCCAGTTGGAGCGAGGGAAGGTAATTGGGTCTTTACGGCTAGTGGTTCTGCTGCAAGATTTGCCTGCCAGGACCCCACCACTCAAACTGATTTGACCATAGGAGGAATTATTGATTATTGGACACCCGACGGGTAAATGTACTAATACCTTTTACTCTCTTTGCTCCTCTATCTGTTTCTTCAATGCCTACTCCGTCAAAGCGAGATACTTCTAGAAAATCTATACCTTCTAAAGAGGTAGATACATCACTCTCAGATCCCTCTAAACAAATAGTAGATGTTTCACCTAATCCACCAATTAAGGGAGAAGATACACCTAAACGAAATTCTCAAAATAATAAAAGTTCCACTGTTGCTCCTGCTAAGAAAAAACCTTTTACCTCTACTAAGAGTAATGATGGTGTAAAAGGTCCTTCTAAGCCATCATTTACGACTTCCTCTGCAGGGAATAAAAATTCCTTTAAAGGGATTGCATTAGGCATGATTGAAACTAGAGGAATGGTCCCCGCAATTGAGGCAGCAGATGCTATGACTAAAGCTGCTGAAGTTAATTTAGTTGCGAAAGAATTTGTAGGTGGTGGTTATGTCACTGTTATGGTTAGGGGCGAAACAGGTGCTGTTAATGCTTCTGTTAGAGCAGGCGCAGATGCATGCGAAAGAGTTGGAGATGGATTGGTAGCTGCTCATATTATTGCTCGACCTCATGCGGAGGTAGAGCCAGCGTTGCACCCAAGTGGTGCAAAAAGGCGTAGTTAAGTTGACTTGATTATTGTTAGGTTCAGATAAGTCTCAAAATTTTTTATGGATAAATGGAATCTAAAAAAAAGACCAGTTTGTCTTGAAAAAAGGTTTGAATTTGAGTCGTATACAATTACTAGAGATTTTCTTGACCGCTTAGGAGATTATTGCGAAAAAGTAAAAAGATACCCTGACATAAGTTTTGGAAAGACATATGTAAATATCACATTGCGACCTGAGGATGATTCAACTGAAGCTAAGATTACTTCTTCTGAACATCAATTTGCTGAGGAGATTGATCGTCTTCTCTAGTTAGTATTTATTCTTTTGGTTGAGAAAGGTCTCTCTTTATAAGCGCCATAAGATAGGAAGGTGACTTATATCGTCCTGGCAGGCATCTGTTAAGTGTTTCCAGGTGCCCCCAACAGACAGTCCTTTCAATCTCTTGAGCGGTACGACCCTGTTGAAGTAATCTCCTCAAAGCTTTGCAGTAGAGCGGGTAACCAGCCTCTAGCTCTCCAATCGTTAGCTTGGCTACGGTCATACTCGATCGCATTGCAAGTCTTAATTTAGACAATAATGTGTCCACTTTGCAAAGCGGAGTTTATTTGAAGTGGTTTGTATTTTTTGAATTTCACCCAAGGAATGCTACGCAGTCAATTTCTACCTTTGCTTTTTTGGGCAATCCAGATACTTCAACGCAAGCTCTGGCTGGGCTAACCCCATCTGAGAAAAATTCAGAGTAAATTTTATTTACTTGATTAAAGTCATTTAAATCAACTAAATAAATTGTTGTTTTAACCACGTTGCGGCTATTTGCCCCTGCTTCAGAAAGTACAGCAAGAAGATTTTTTAGAACCTGACGAGTCTCTTGTTCAATATTTCCTTCACCTATCATTTCTCCATTGGATGAATCTAAGGCGATTTGTCCAGAACAATAAAGCCATTCATTGACAAGGACAGCCTGATTGTATGGGCCTACTGGAGATGGCGCCAAGTTTGTTGTGATAGCTTGCATTGCATTACTCATTAACTTTTTTGAGGCTCTGATAAGTGTTAATTCAACCTAACCATTTATCTTTATGTTCTCTTAGATAAGATAATTCTTCAATATTTTTAGCACGAATGAATAAATTTGTTTTGCGCTCTTCCGAAAGACTTGTCGGCAAGGTTACTTTTCCTTTATCTCTAATATCTTTGATTTTTTGAAGTCTATTCTTTATCGAGATATCTTTTGGTACAAGACTGTTAGCCCATCGAAGATTTCCTTCAGTGTACTCATGTCCACAAAATATTTGTGTTTCAGAGGGGAATGAATTTATTAGAGTAAGAGAGTTATACATATTTTCAGGTGAGCCTTCGAAAAGACGACCACAGCCTCCTGCAAATAAAGTATCACCACAAAACAAGACAGGTTTGTTCATGCACTGACTTTTTATATAGAAAGCTATATGTGTTCTGGTATGGCCTGGGATTTCTAAAATTTCTACGGTTAAACCCATGATCTCTAATTCGTCTTCATGGCTAACCGAGATAGTCTGTAAAGGAATTCTTGGTAAATCTTCTTTTGATGCTATTACTTTTGTCTTGGGCCATTTAGTTAATAACCCTTTTGTTCCTCCAATGTGATCATCATGATGATGAGTTAGTAAAATCGCTTCAAGATTCAACTCTCTTTTTTGCAGCCAAGTTATTACTGGACCAGCTACTGATGGATCTACAACGACTGCATTTCCGTCCCAAATCCAAATCCAAATTATATTATCGGTCAGTGCAGGAATAGGATGGATTATTAAATTGCCTCTATCTTCGGTGAGCATTTCATTTAAGGGGTGAGGAATAGTTAAAATTAAATTGGGATAGTAAATTCATGATTACTGTTGCATTGGCTAAGGGAGCTTTGCTTCAAGATTCAATTTCCAGGTTTGCAAAAGCTGGATTGGATTTTTCTTCATTGCTAGAGCCTGGTAATCGCCAGTTAATGGTTCCTTCAGTATGTGGTAAAGCCAAAGCTTTGCTAGTTAGAAATGCAGATGTTGCTGTTTATGTTGCATATGGGCAAGCCCAATTGGGGATAGTTGGATACGACGTGCTAAGTGAACAAGATATGCCAGTAGCAAATCTATTAGATCTTGAATTTGGCCACTGTCGGATGTCTGTTGCAGTAAGAGAGAATAGTGGATATAAAAGAGCTTCTAACTTGCCACCCCATTGCCGAGTAGCCAGTAAATTTACTAATTGCGCAAAAACATATTTTGAAAAAATTGATTTACCAGTCGAATTGGTTCATTTGACTGGTTCAGTAGAACTTGGTCCATTAACTGGCATGGCAGAAGCAATTGTAGATTTGGTAGCAACTGGACGCACTCTGAAGGAAAATGGATTAATAGAAATAGAACAATTATTTCACTCAACTGCAAGATTGATTGGTAATCCATTGTCACTAAGGCTTGATAATGGCTACTTGCAAGAAATTATTGAAGCAATTCAATTACAAAACATTTCTCATAATTCTGCTAACTGATGTTTTCCAAGGATTTAAAAAGAATTAGAAATCTTGGCCGTTACTTAACGAAGGAGAAAAAGCGATTATTATTAATTGTTCTAATTCTTATACCTGTAGCTATATCTGGAGCTATTCAGCCTTTGTTAGTAGGACAAGCAATTAGTGTATTAAAAGGGGAAGAAAATATCTTTGGCTTTGAGAGTGGTTCATTAAGCTCATCTATAAATATCTTGGTTGCAATATTATTTTTCTCAGTTCTTATTCGCTTACTATTTCAAGGTCTGCAAAGTTATTCAATACAAGCAGTTGGACAGCGACTAACAGCTCGAATTCGGGACGATTTGTTTTCACATTCAATGTCTTTATCGTTAAGGTTTCGCGACAAGATGCCAGTAGGAAAATTATTGACAAGACTTACTAGTGATGTTGACGCTTTAGCTGAAGTCTTTGGAAGTGGAGCAGTTGGAGTGCTTGCTGATGTTGTTAGTTTATTGGTTATTTCAATAACTATGATTTTGATAGAGTGGAGATTAGGTATCTTACTTTTAGTTACTCAGATTCCTGTTACTTACTTTATTCTTTGGCTTCAAAGTAGATATAGGAAATCTAACTATAGAGTCAGAGAAGAACTCTCTCAATTAAATGCAAACTTCCAGGAGAACTTGCAAGGAATAGAAGTAGTTCAAATGTTTAGGAGAGAAGAAATAAATGCGAAAAGTTTTTATAAAACTGGAATAGATTATCGAAATGCTGTAAATGGGACGATATTTTATGATAGCAGTATTTCAGCATTTATTGAATGGATATCTTTAGCGGCTGTGGCAATTGTCATTGCTCTTGGAGGAATGTTTCTTACGTCAGGTGCAATAGGATTAGGAACTCTTACAACATTTATTCTTTATTCTCAAAGGCTTTTTGAGCCATTACGCCAGCTTGCGGAACGATTTACTCAGATACAAGGAGGATTGACTGCGGTAGAAAGAATTTCTGAATTATTAGAAAAAAAGATTGAAATATTTGACCAACCTACTGAAAAATTAAATGTTAAATCTACTTTATTAAATATAGATAACTCTGGAGAAGTTATATTTGATAGGGTTTCGTTTGCCTATAAGAAAGGTGAGCAAATTATTAGGGATCTAAGTTTCAAAATTTCTCCTAGTGAAATGGTTGCCTTGGTTGGTCCTACGGGATCAGGTAAAACGACAATTATTAGATTGCTTTGTAGATTATATGAACCACAGAGTGGAGCAATATTTCTTGATGGAGTAGATATTAAAGATATACCTCTGGAAAGATTGCGTATGAAATTAGGGGTAGTTCTCCAAGATACTTTTTTATTTAGTGGGAATGTTGGAGATAATCTTAGATTAGATTCTTCAATAAGTAATGATCGACTTGAACAAATTTGTAAGGATCTGGGGTTAATTAATTTTCTTAATAAGCTTCCTAATGGCTTGGATACATCATTAAGAGAAAGAGGGGCCAATCTTTCATCCGGAGAGAGACAATTGTTATCTGTTGCAAGAGTGGCTATTCGTAACCCAAGTGTATTAGTTATGGATGAAGCTACTGCTTTTATGGATCCTTCTACAGAAGCAACTTTACAAAGGGATTTGGATCGATTGCTAGCAAAAAGAACAGCTCTAGTAATTGCTCATCGTCTTGCGACGGTAGAGCGGTCAGACAGGATACTAGTTTTAAGAAAAGGGGAAATAATAGAAGAAGGTACACATCTTGAACTTAGAGCTCAAAAAGGGCTTTATTCTCAATTGGCAGACCTCCAAGAGAAAGGTTTGGCAAAACTTTAATCAAAATTATTTATAAGCAGAGGATGATGAATCAAGGCCCATTCAGAAAATCAATATTCCAAATGAATAAAAGTTCTTCTGTATTGAGTAGAGGGCTCATTGAGGATATTTATGGAAAGAGATCAATTGAATGCCCTTCTCCTTATGAGGGGGAAAGTTTTGTGTTTAGTCAAGCTAGAACATTTGACTTAATTGAACTAGAGCAGTTGCTTCAATCCGTGGGCTGGAGTAACAGGCCTTTAAGAAGGGTGAAAAAGGCTTTAGATAATAGTTTGTTGAAAGTGGGGCTTTGGAAGCATGATCCTAAGTTTCCAAGGTTAATTGGATTTGCTCGTTGCACTGGGGACGGAATATTAGAGGCTACTGTCTGGGATGTAGCAATTAACCCTGTTTATCAAGGATCAGGTTTTGGATCAACATTGATGTTATATGTTATTAATTCAATTAAAGAAATGGGGATCAAGAGAATAACATTATTTGCAGACCCTGGAGTTATCAATTTTTACAAAAGTCAAGGCTGGGATCTTGAGCCAAAAGGAAATAAATGTGCTTTCTGGTATGCAAATTAGCGAGACAAAATAAGATTAATCAATCATTACTTATAGTATTCACTCGCTAATAATTTAGTGTCTTCTCCCTTTTGCCACCTGGCTTTAAAACTGGCATTTTTTAAAGCTTGATTCAAAATATTAGTGTGCTGCCATTTTCGGTGGTCTGTAAATAGAGGTATGCCAATTCTTTTTAATTTTGTCTTTTGACCCAGCCTTATTACAAAATCAAGATC encodes:
- the rdgB gene encoding RdgB/HAM1 family non-canonical purine NTP pyrophosphatase, with translation MSRPLITIASGNPRKVAEIEAMLGPLPLEVQRQPSELNIEETGTTYLENALLKAQAAAEITQSWTIADDSGLEVDALNGEPGIFSARFAKTNEEKIKKILYEIGDTPYRSARFCSVMVLCDPKGNHIKDSEGICWGEILKKPAYPNGEFESLFWIREAKCTYGELSQEQLSKLGSRGKAARELAPYLKKALKIFS
- a CDS encoding BMC domain-containing protein, coding for MATETMGIALGMIETRGLVPAIEAADAMTKAAEVRLIGREFVGGGYVTVLVRGETGAVNAAVRAGADACERVGDGLVAAHIIARPHREVEPALGNGNFLGQKD
- a CDS encoding form I ribulose bisphosphate carboxylase large subunit; this translates as MSKKYDAGVKEYRDTYWTPDYVPLDTDLLACFKCTGQEGVPKEEVAAAVAAESSTGTWSTVWSELLTDLEFYKGRCYRIEDVPGDKESFYAFIAYPLDLFEEGSITNVLTSLVGNVFGFKALRHLRLEDIRFPMAFIKTCGGPPNGIQVERDRLNKYGRPLLGCTIKPKLGLSGKNYGRVVYECLRGGLDLTKDDENINSQPFQRWRERFEFVAEAVKLAQQETGEIKGHYLNCTATTPEEMYERAEFAKELGQPIIMHDYITGGFTANTGLANWCRKNGMLLHIHRAMHAVIDRHPKHGIHFRVLAKCLRLSGGDQLHTGTVVGKLEGDRQTTLGYIDNLRESFVPEDRTRGNFFDQDWGSMPGVFAVASGGIHVWHMPALLAIFGDDSCLQFGGGTHGHPWGSAAGAAANRVALEACVKARNAGREIEKESRDILLEAAKHSPELAIALETWKEIKFEFDTVDKLDVQG
- a CDS encoding ribulose bisphosphate carboxylase small subunit, which codes for MPFQSTVGDYATVATLETFGFLPPMTQEEIYDQIAYIIAQGWSPVIEHVHPSGSMQTYWSYWKLPFFGEKDLNLIVSELEACHRAYPDHHVRIIGYDAYTQSQGTAFVVFEGR
- a CDS encoding CsoS2 family carboxysome shell protein: MANKSSRELALERRKALSDGGKKASVLHASSPNRVRSAIDARVTRTDQSYLKKNANKPSSSPGRHDSILSASNSAPKMSASSNRRIQPISNPSRDLVLARRVALSTKGKSASTSKDRTRGDLARTSSPSYPATTPASTTKSGSSCQKENSKDAKPTINTVKTSSLSKTSGGRRNVQKRRPIENSSRALVLARREALSKHGKSAGHKATSAASVARHGNPDLSSREIALRVRELRSKSGATGKQRSGGTRPCGPNRNGSKQKATPDAHWKVGVSETSSGQVVTGTQANRSVKTTGNESSTCRSVTGTQYVGVDTIETFCKSSPSYKQPSKVGVTNTSHGNVVTGNEVGRSEKVTGDEPGTCKNLTGTEYISANQSNEYCGAVNQSPRKVGHSQTLDGRSVTGVMVGRSSNVTGNEAGSGRGLTGDQYIGDDPIPSGRPAQKVGSLNTVRGSGVTGTDVARSEWVTGNEAGSCKRVTGDEYVGAEQYQSFCGNKPAPEAAKVGLSLTNKSQSVSGTMTGRSELVTGDEPGSNKAVTGTPYAGLEQSSQFGNASNTKEIQQRTPKRLGTPGSNLTGLQPGIGGVMTGAEKGACEPLTGTPYIGGDQLDKACGTSSVGIDSNEPNNAPWTEFSVQSPARSAQGNREKASSVTGNRYEDSSRITGPFDMAANKITGTEQFRFDNKEFQQKQLNKEAAIDVNKSEQVKESRPVSRVTGEGQSAGLNITGDDWDRGDSVTGTEGVSARRRNPSRPGGRTAMREFEAKRNQELPEPDFLITGSSGNTRDGQMVTFSGGARG
- a CDS encoding carboxysome shell carbonic anhydrase; protein product: MAYRRPLAKDIQRIKGPTAPRKRFENFEETRAIASETIESAVCHPLTNTSQNKILEDYEHSVKGSFDKIVPVLKSISSIQNSNDFILQAQKLAIEELGFELPLHVLEKAWVRPLDMRALFAWSVFQAHQKASAEFFNSDPLNGSEKSPLAKKFQSFLLECGFHLLDVTPCSDGRLAHSIAYAMRIPFSSVRRRSHAGALFDIERTVNRWIKTEHKRFRENMPNEAHTPTRYLKVVTYHFSSIDPKHQGCAAHGSDDVLAAKAGFQRLLDFRKAVENSFCCGASVDLLLIGLDTDTDSIRIHVPDKDSKTDLSSWVSSQDLYRLTHHLSASMALKKIKEVIKQKSTGNTEVGMINFIAKLIENNFSQIDYVRHLHSGPYPDAGHAERFIGVGIGFKEVHLRNLTYFAHLDTVEEGAPDLDVGIKIFKGLNVIRDLPIPVVIRFDYSGRVPGERERAIDDCLRVRNAISNRYRSLVDDGLLHTLLTIRDRDLKDPAEVVGSSLDSIPKEAH
- a CDS encoding carboxysome peptide A — translated: MLICKVLKPLVSTNRIPGFEHKHLQVVLDGSSKKVAVDAVGCKPDDWVICVGSSAAREAAGSKSYPSDLTIVGIIDHWDPDNSRRSDGGTS
- a CDS encoding carboxysome peptide B, which encodes MEIMQVMGRLVCTQRVPGLGHMHLRILRNNKGKDLVAVDPVGAREGNWVFTASGSAARFACQDPTTQTDLTIGGIIDYWTPDG